In a single window of the Harpia harpyja isolate bHarHar1 chromosome 3, bHarHar1 primary haplotype, whole genome shotgun sequence genome:
- the CLMN gene encoding calmin isoform X2: MALLEVLSGQKLMHEYKSSTHRIFRLNNIAKALKFLEDSNVKLVSIDAAEIADGNSSLVLGLIWNIILFFQIKELTGNLNRNSSSSSLSSGPSGPESDTSHPSTPSVERNMSITVKDQRKAIRALLIWVQRKTRKYGVAVQDFASSWRSGLAFLAIIKAIDCTLVDMKQALEKSSRENLEDAFSIAQNKLGVPRLLEPEDIMVESPDEQSIVTYVAQFLEHFPELEGEDFTDPDKELPIESTYVHIKDTPSEKEGKILILSESEENMYTVNHERSHPAPPKVHIHDTPERILSETIPEKCNGKLSQVLGDSQETSEEEPQRPTSLKITGSVSFESNSSWEVLSDKFMPGEGGISDDPLEQNDDLSPAVLTDQKNSVDSFEDYSEELTKETSTEYDNETKSLSANTSSLSPLSWTSGILTDESINKVEESKPQNSILLPEGTSKQEDTHEYVLHLNEEVLKLPQNEHTKQPPVFETIETNHSSLNGSNLKSQELSTEPEASDDSLSDVPKNPEDLDSCDEVESSAEVLPSSSKVSVIPHDLFYYPHYNVPISAVLNAYLEPCIEGYGTGNDKCSSETVTDVLHEKGLPEQNYKEDVPDPDLGNKLGVPPSEMDTENGEEDTTDTNSHMNSFDEKEVPLLEGEEFEIEKDGKKAANHQDSTIPQHPEAIVEYLEDLSVAVKRPEKSSNREEEGKNTIKAEDLQISEVATTALSQDKLEEIADCQEFTRTSDSDSNIYLRKRSPNTSEEETYGVNEQKMTDMDENPLIIRKKKDLEASETPAPTPEITTVEQPELFYFIIFFWVLVYCLLLLPQLLSNKV, from the exons ATTAAGGAGCTGACAGGCAACCTCAACAggaactcctcctcctccagcctgtcctCCGGGCCCAGTGGTCCGGAGTCAGACACATCCCACCCCAGCACTCCCAGCGTGGAGAGAAACATGTCCATTACAGTGAAGGATCAGCGGAAAGCCATCAGAGCCCTTTTAATCTGGGTtcagaggaaaaccagaaa GTACGGTGTTGCAGTTCAGGACTTTGCCAGCAGTTGGAGGAGTGGTCTTGCTTTCTTAGCTATCATAAAAGCAATAGACTGTACTTTGGTAGACATGAAGCAAGCACTGGAGAAATCGTCTCGAGAAAACCTGGAGGATGCTTTCAGCATAGCACAAAATAAGTTGGGTGTTCCTCGACTCCTAGAACCAGAAG ATATCATGGTGGAATCACCCGATGAACAGTCAATTGTGACATACGTGGCACAATTTCTGGAACACTTCCCAGAGCTGGAAGGG GAAGACTTTACAGATCCTGACAAGGAGCTTCCAATTGAGTCCACGTATGTCCACATCAAAGACACACCTtcagaaaaggaaggcaaaatcttgattttaagtgaaagtgaagaaaacatgTATACCGTTAATCACGAAAGAAGTCATCCAGCTCCTCCAAAGGTTCATATTCATGACACCCCTGAGAGAATTCTGTCAGAAACCATTCCTGAAAAATGTAATGGGAAATTGAGTCAAGTGTTAGGTGATTCACAGGAAACATCTGAAGAGGAGCCTCAGAGGCCTACCTCACTGAAAATTACAGGATCTGTCAGTTTTGAATCCAATTCCTCTTGGGAGGTTCTAAGTGATAAATTCATGCCAGGTGAAGGGGGCATATCTGATGATCCACTGGAACAGAATGATGACCTTTCTCCAGCTGTTCTGACAGATCAGAAAAATTCTGTTGACTCTTTTGAAGACTACTCCGAAGAATTAACTAAAGAAACCTCTACTGAATACGACAACGAAACTAAGAGCCTTTCAGCCAACACTTCTTCTTTGAGTCCATTATCCTGGACTTCAGGTATACTTACAGATGAATCTATAAATAAAGTAGAAGAGAGCAAACCCCAGAATTCAATTCTTTTACCAGAAGGTACCTCAAAACAAGAAGATACGCATGAGTATGTTCTTCATCTAAATGAGGAAGTACTGAAGCTTCCACAAAATGAACATACAAAGCAACCACCTGTCTTTGAGACAATAGAAACTAACCATTCTTCACTGAATGGTTCTAATCTCAAAAGCCAAGAACTATCTACAGAGCCTGAAGCATCTGATGACTCTCTCTCAGATGTACCCAAAAATCCAGAGGACCTGGACAGCTGTGACGAAGTTGAGTCTTCAGCTGAAGTGCTACCCAGTTCTTCGAAAGTATCTGTAATACCCCATGATCTCTTTTATTATCCACATTATAATGTTCCCATATCAGCAGTTTTGAATGCTTACCTTGAGCCTTGTATTGAAGGTTATGGTACTGGAAATGACAAATGTTCTTCTGAAACAGTAACAGATGTTTTACATGAGAAGGGCTTACCAGAACAGAACTACAAGGAAGATGTTCCAGACCCAGACTTAGGGAATAAGCTAGGTGTCCCTCCATCAGAAATGGATACTGAGAATGGCGAGGAGGACACAACAGATACTAACAGTCACATGAATTCTTTCGATGAAAAAGAAGTGCCATTACTAGAAGGAGAAGAGTTCGAAATTGAAAAAGATGGCAAAAAGGCCGCCAACCATCAAGATTCCACCATTCCACAACACCCTGAG GCCATAGTAGAATATCTAGAGGATTTATCAGTAGCCGTAAAGAGACCAGAAAAAAGTAGTAatagggaggaagaagggaaaaatacgATCAAAGCAGAAGACTTGCAAATCTCAGAAGTTGCTACTACTGCTCTGTCACAAGATAAACTGGAAGAAATTGCTGATTGTCAGGAATTTACCAG AACCAGTGACAGTGATTCCAACATTTATCTCCGAAAAAGATCTCCTAATACTTCTGAGGAG GAAACCTATGGTGTAAACGAGCAGAAGATGACGGATATGGATGAAAATCCATTAATCATCAG gaagaaaaaagacttggAAGCAAGTGAGACTCCAGCACCAACTCCTGAGATTACGACTGTTGAGCAGCCAGAGCTATTCTACTTCATCATTTTCTTCTGGGTGCTGGTCTACTGCCTTTTACTCCTTCCACAGCTTCTTAGCAACAAAGTTTGA